From the Anoplopoma fimbria isolate UVic2021 breed Golden Eagle Sablefish chromosome 14, Afim_UVic_2022, whole genome shotgun sequence genome, one window contains:
- the kmt5aa gene encoding N-lysine methyltransferase KMT5A-A: protein MNGQIVCNRRSVAVLSCTRSISPVHDEIKLTQEGRCSPVCFQQNDAQRQGEGRRTNAISATPKDSKTDFPAMESSFSACSPCWSDEQPSPPQLHCAQTCLRSPAELPLPLGNSLSHAPLHASNNHNNNNNSSSIALQRRGVRLKVKGKKSTLRIASGKNSQNRKVTDYYPIRRSSRKSKTELKCEEKKHTDDLITNGIEEGMEVQHIEGKGRGVFATRCFQKGEYVVEYHGDLLQITDAKKREAEYALNPTTGCYMYYFQYLCKTYCVDATRETGRMGRLINHSKNGNCQTKLHDINGVPHLILVASRDIDEGEELLYDYGDRSKASIAAHPWLKY from the exons ATGAACGGG CAAATCGTATGCAATAGGCGCTCAGTCGCTGTCTTAAGCTGCACCCGGTCCATATCACCAGTTCATGATGAAATCAAGCTGACACAGGAGGGAAGGTGCTCTCCAGTGTGCTTCCAGCAAAATGATGCTCAGCGGCAGGGAGAGG GCAGAAGAACAAACGCCATCAGCGCGACACCAAAAGACTCAAAGACAGATTTCCCTGCGATGGAGAGCAGCTTCAGCGCGTGTTCACCCTGCTGGTCAGATGAACAACCGTCGCCTCCGCAGCTCCACTGCGCTCAGACCTGCCTTCGCTCCCCCGCCGAACTCCCCCTGCCTCTGGGTAACAGCTTGTCTCACGCTCCCCTCCACGCcagcaacaaccacaacaacaacaacaacagcagcagcatcgctCTCCAGCGGCGAGGCGTCCGCCTCAAGGTCAAAGGAAAGAAATCCACGCTGAGAAT TGCAAGCGGGAAAAACTCCCAAAACCGAAAAGTTACCGACTATTATCCAATAAGACGAAGCTCAAGAAAGAGTAAAACGGAGCTAAAG TGTGAAGAAAAGAAGCACACGGATGATCTCATCACAAACGGAATAGAAGAAGGAATGGAG gTGCAGCATATAGAAGGGAAAGGGAGAGGAGTGTTTGCGACGCGGTGTTTCCAGAAGGGCGAGTACGTGGTGGAGTACCACGGAGACCTGCTGCAGATCACCGACGCCAAAAAGAGGGAGGCCGAATACGCTCTGAACCCGACCACGGGCTGCTACATGTACTACTTCCAGTACCTCTGCAAAACATACTG tGTTGACGCTACCAGAGAGACGGGTCGAATGGGCCGGCtgataaatcacagcaaaaaCGGAAACTGCCAAACCAAACTCCACGACATCAACGGCGTCCCTCACCTCATCCTCGTTGCCTCTCGCGACATCGACGAGGGCGAGGAGCTGCTCTACGACTACGGAGACCGCAGTAAGGCCTCCATCGCCGCTCACCCGTGGCTCAAATACTGA
- the sbno1 gene encoding protein strawberry notch homolog 1 isoform X1: MRIYCEMDPGQDLLLAALSESGICPNDIGFFDVDSQDAAQPSTTQQSISISALDVGVGTESVGVVRTEPQAPVPIVTIRHKPQPSTTTFVLNQLNQLPSLGANVTKQSVTNPIKHTITVTKVVHVANSALRGCSSPSSTNIPSSASTVVPSNRDQQIQLKDLLRSSNVKSTGLKGNSLMELMRLKPPTNIAPPVATATATGEMNNGIKKEVLGKDAARIWINEDMKMQTFPHSLKIPGMKEEDEPEEEEEDELGHAETYAEYMPMKLKIGQRHPDPVVETSSLSSVNPPDVWYRLSISEETIDRGCLSALQLEAITYAAQQHETFLPSGDRAAYLIGDGAGVGKGRTIAGIIYENYLLGRKRSLWFSVSNDLKYDAERDLRDIGAKSIQVHSLNKFKYGKITSKHNGSVKKGVIFATYSSLIGESQSGGKYKTRFQQLLHWCGEDFDGVIVYDECHKAKNVCPIGSSKPTKTGLAVLELQNKLPKARVVYASATGASEPRNMAYMNRLGIWGHKTPFREFGNFIQAVERRGVGAMEIVAMDMKLRGMYIARQLSFTGVTFKIEEVPLTQKYIHMYNKSVRLWVSARERFQQAANLMDAEQRMKKSMWGQFWSAHQRFFKYLCIASKVRRVVQLAREEVQNGKCVVIGLQSTGEARTLEALEEGGGELNDFVSTAKGVLQSLIEKHFPAPDRQKLYSLLGLDLPVKKTPSPIETPAQLEQKGKKRKGSEVKKQQQKKKPRKHGGLSGTSSEESQSEDSDRESGKDSDDSFKSISSGDEDDDFNPFRDESGDDGEDDPWLIRKEPKKGKEKKKKKRRGSIDPDSIQSALLASGLGSNRPAFTAPVIPPSAPVIVKAEIQDSCLTSQDAVEHAQKMKKELLEKLEDLAEDLPPNTLDELIDELGGPENVAEMTGRKGRVVSNDDGSITYESRSELDVPVEILNLTEKQRFMDGEKNIAIISEAASSGISLQADRRVKNQRRRVHMTLELPWSADRAIQQFGRTHRSNQVTAPEYVFLISELAGEQRFASIVAKRLESLGALTHGDRRATETRDLSRFNFDNKYGRNALEIVMKSIVKLDSPLVPPPAHFKGDFFREIQIGLIGVGLINVEDRSGAMSLDKDYNNMGKFLNRILGMEVQQQNALFQYFSDTLAAVIQEAKKSGRYDMGILDLGSGDEKVKKVDCRKFLTPGYTTAGHVELYTVSVERGMSWEEATHAWADQSGADDGFYVQMRNNKKTAILVKEVNTKKRLFLVYRPNTGRQLKLETYTDIKKKFKKVLSEDAKQHWIDQYKSSAKICSHAYWRGNCKKASVGLQCEVGLRCRTYYVLCGSVLSVWNELEEVLTPVSGTNVKVQIVRLRTEDGQRIVGLIIPANCVSPLSNKLSTSDQCQQLAVQELQKRQQLHPQSLCHAPNT, encoded by the exons ATGAGGATATACTGCGAG ATGGATCCTGGACAGGATTTACTTCTCGCTGCCCTGAGCGAGAGTGGCATTTGTCCAAATGATATTGGCTTCTTTGATGTTGATTCTCAGGATGCTGCACAGCCCTCTACAACCCAGCAA TCTATCTCCATCAGTGCCCTGGATGTTGGCGTTGGGACGGAGTCAGTGGGAGTTGTACGAACTGAGCCTCAAGCTCCAGTCCCTATAGTTACTATCAGG CACAAACCTCAGCCATCAACCACCACGTTTGTCTTAAATCAGCTGAATCAGTTGCCGTCACTCGGAGCTAACGTGACCAAACAATCCGTTACAAACCCCATCAAACATACCATAACTGTCACCAAAGTGGTCCATGTTGCCAATTCAGCCCTGCGAGGATGTTCGAGCCCCTCCTCCACAAATATTCCTTCGTCGGCGTCCACAGTAGTGCCTTCAAACAGAGATCAG caGATTCAGTTGAAAGACCTCCTTCGGTCCAGCAATGTGAAGAGCACCGGTCTAAAGGGCAACAGTCTGATGGAGCTCATGAGGTTAAAGCCTCCAACTAACATCGCTCCACCAGTAGCAACGGCAACAGCCACAG GTGAAATGAACAATGGGATCAAGAAGGAAGTGTTGGGTAAAGATGCTGCCAGGATCTGGATCAATGAAGACATGAAAATGCAAACCTTCCCTCATTCTCTG AAAATCCcagggatgaaggaggaggatgagcccgaggaggaagaggaagatgaactGGGCCACGCTGAGACTTATGCAGAGTACATGCCAATGAAAT TGAAGATTGGCCAGCGGCATCCCGACCCGGTGGTGGAGACCAGCTCCCTGTCCAGCGTCAACCCTCCGGACGTGTGGTACAGGCTGTCCATCTCAGAGGAAACCATCGATCGGGGCTGCCTGTCGGCGCTGCAGCTGGAGGCAATAACGTATGCTGCTCAG CAACATGAGACATTCCTCCCCAGCGGTGATCGCGCTGCTTATTTAATCGGAGATGGAGCTGGTGTGGGGAAAGGCCGGACCATTGCAGGGATCATCTACGAGAATTACCTTTTAGGCAGGAAGAGATCTCTTTG GTTTAGTGTCTCAAACGACTTGAAGTATGACGCTGAAAGGGATTTAAGGGATATAGGAGCCAAAAGCATCCAGGTTCACTCGCTGAACAAG TTCAAGTATGGGAAAATCACCTCTAAACACAATGGGAGTGTGAAGAAAGGTGTGATATTCGCCACCTACTCTTCGTTGATAGGAGAGAGCCAATCAGGAGGGAAGTACAAGACCAGATTCCAACAGCTCCTCCACTGGTGTGGGGAGGACTTTGATGGAGTT ATTGTGTATGACGAGTGTCACAAAGCCAAAAATGTGTGTCCAATCGGTTCGTCCAAACCTACAAAAACTGGGCTTGCGGTGTTGGAACTGCAGAACAAACTCCCCAAGGCTCGGGTTGTGTATGCAAGTGCTACAG GTGCTTCTGAACCGCGAAATATGGCCTACATGAATCGTCTGGGCATCTGGGGGCATAAAACACCCTTCAGAGAATTTGGCAACTTTATCCAAGCCGTAGAGCGCAG AGGTGTTGGCGCCATGGAGATAGTTGCTATGGACATGAAACTAAGAGGGATGTACATTGCAAGGCAGTTGAGTTTTACAGGTGTGACTTTCAAGATTGAGGAGGTTCCCCTGACTCAGAAATACATCCACATGTACAACAAATCTGTGAGACTG TGGGTGAGTGCACGTGAGAGGTTCCAGCAGGCAGCGAACCTGATGGACGCAGAGCAACGCATGAAGAAGTCCATGTGGGGCCAGTTCTGGTCCGCTCACCAGAGGTTCTTCAAGTACCTCTGCATCGCCTCCAAAGTCCGCCGGGTGGTGCAGCTGGCCAGAGAGGAGGTCCAAAATGGAAAG TGTGTGGTCATCGGCCTTCAGTCCACTGGAGAAGCAAGAACTCTGGAGGCCttggaggaaggaggaggagagctcaacGACTTTGTCTCAACTGCAAA aggTGTGCTGCAGTCCCTGATTGAGAAGCACTTTCCAGCTCCTGACAGACAGAAGCTTTACAGCCTGCTCGGCCTCGACCTCCCGGTGAAGAAGACCCCCTCTCCCATTGAAACGCCAGCACAGCTAGAACAGAAGGGCAAGAAGAGGAAAG GGTCAGAGgtaaaaaagcagcagcagaagaagaaacctCGCAAGCACGGCGGTCTGTCGGGCACCAGCTCGGAGGAGAGCCAGTCTGAGGATTCGGACAGAGAGTCCGGTAAAGACAGCGACGACAGCTTCAAGTCTATCAGCTCAGGAGACGAAGACGATGACTTCAACCCCTTCAGAGACGAGTCGGGCGACGACGGGGAAGACG atCCGTGGCTAATCAGAAAGGAACcaaagaaagggaaagagaagaagaagaaaaagaggagggggagcaTCGATCCAGACTCCATTCAAAGTGCCTTGTTAGCATCTGGACTGGGCTCCAACAGGCCTGCTTTCACTGCCCCCGTTATCCCCCCCAGCGCCCCCGTCATAG TCAAGGCAGAGATTCAGGATAGCTGCCTAACAAGTCAGGACGCAGTGGAACACGCtcagaaaatgaagaaagagCTACTGGAAAAACTCGAGGATCTAGCTGAGGATCTACCTCCCAACACTCTGGACGAGCTGATAGATGAGCTGGGAGGACCCGAGAACGTAGCTGAG ATGACAGGCCGCAAAGGTCGTGTGGTCAGCAACGACGACGGCAGCATCACGTACGAGTCTCGCTCTGAGCTGGACGTCCCGGTGGAAATCCTCAATCTCACAGAGAAGCAGAGGTTCATGGACGGAGAGAAG AACATAGCCATCATCTCGGAAGCTGCCAGCTCGGGTATTTCCCTGCAGGCCGATCGGCGGGTGAAGAACCAGCGGCGGAGAGTCCACATGACACTGGAGCTCCCGTGGAGCGCCGACAGAGCGATACAGCAGTTCG GGAGAACTCACAGGTCGAACCAGGTCACAGCTCCAGAATATGTCTTCCTCATATCGGAGCTCGCAGGAGAGCAGAGGTTTGCATCCATCGTCGCCAAAAGATTAGAAAGCCTG GGCGCTCTCACACACGGAGACAGAAGAGCGACAGAAACTCGAGATCTCAGCAGGTTTAATTTTGACAACAAA TACGGCAGAAACGCTCTGGAAATTGTAATGAAGTCGATCGTAAAGCTCGATTCTCCGTTAGTGCCCCCACCTGCTCACTTTAAAGGAGATTTCTTCAGAG AAATTCAGATCGGATTAATAGGTGTGGGCCTCATAAACGTGGAGGACAGATCTGGTGCCATGTCACTGGACAAag ACTACAACAACATGGGGAAGTTCCTGAACCGTATTCTGGGCATGGAGGTCCAGCAGCAGAATGCCTTGTTCCAGTATTTCTCTGACACATTGGCAGCCGTGATTCAGGAAGCCAAGAAGAGTGGCAGATACGACATGGGCATTCTGG ATCTGGGCTCCGGAGATGAGAAGGTGAAGAAGGTAGACTGCAGGAAATTCCTAACGCCGGGCTACACCACAGCAGGACATGTGGAACTCTACACC GTGAGTGTGGAGAGGGGGATGTCGTGGGAGGAAGCCACGCATGCTTGGGCAGATCAGAGCGGAGCAGATGATGGTTTCTATGTTCAG atgAGGAACAACAAGAAAACGGCCATCCTGGTCAAAGAGGTGAACACTAAGAAGAGGCTCTTCCTGGTTTACAGGCCGAACACCGGCAGACAGTTAAAGCTGGAGACGTACACTGACATCAAGAAGAAGTTCAAAAAG GTTTTGTCCGAAGACGCCAAGCAGCACTGGATTGATCAGTACAAGTCGTCAGCGAAGATCTGCTCTCATGCTTATTG GCGAGGTAACTGCAAGAAGGCGTCGGTGGGTCTCCAGTGTGAAGTGGGTCTGCGGTGTCGGACGTACTACGTTCTGTGCGGCTCGGTGCTCAGCGTGTGGAACGAGCTGGAGGAGGTTCTCACTCCGGTCAGTGGAACCAACGTGAAGGTGCAGATAGTCCGACTCCGAACAGAAGACGGACAGAGGATAGTTG GACTGATCATTCCAGCGAACTGCGTGTCTCCGTTAAGTAACAAGCTCTCGACGTCGGACCAGTGCCAGCAGCTCGCCGTGCAGGAGCTCCAGAAGCGCCAGCAGCTCCACCCCCAAAGTCTCTGTCATGCACCCAACACATAG
- the sbno1 gene encoding protein strawberry notch homolog 1 isoform X2, which translates to MRIYCEMDPGQDLLLAALSESGICPNDIGFFDVDSQDAAQPSTTQQSISISALDVGVGTESVGVVRTEPQAPVPIVTIRHKPQPSTTTFVLNQLNQLPSLGANVTKQSVTNPIKHTITVTKVVHVANSALRGCSSPSSTNIPSSASTVVPSNRDQIQLKDLLRSSNVKSTGLKGNSLMELMRLKPPTNIAPPVATATATGEMNNGIKKEVLGKDAARIWINEDMKMQTFPHSLKIPGMKEEDEPEEEEEDELGHAETYAEYMPMKLKIGQRHPDPVVETSSLSSVNPPDVWYRLSISEETIDRGCLSALQLEAITYAAQQHETFLPSGDRAAYLIGDGAGVGKGRTIAGIIYENYLLGRKRSLWFSVSNDLKYDAERDLRDIGAKSIQVHSLNKFKYGKITSKHNGSVKKGVIFATYSSLIGESQSGGKYKTRFQQLLHWCGEDFDGVIVYDECHKAKNVCPIGSSKPTKTGLAVLELQNKLPKARVVYASATGASEPRNMAYMNRLGIWGHKTPFREFGNFIQAVERRGVGAMEIVAMDMKLRGMYIARQLSFTGVTFKIEEVPLTQKYIHMYNKSVRLWVSARERFQQAANLMDAEQRMKKSMWGQFWSAHQRFFKYLCIASKVRRVVQLAREEVQNGKCVVIGLQSTGEARTLEALEEGGGELNDFVSTAKGVLQSLIEKHFPAPDRQKLYSLLGLDLPVKKTPSPIETPAQLEQKGKKRKGSEVKKQQQKKKPRKHGGLSGTSSEESQSEDSDRESGKDSDDSFKSISSGDEDDDFNPFRDESGDDGEDDPWLIRKEPKKGKEKKKKKRRGSIDPDSIQSALLASGLGSNRPAFTAPVIPPSAPVIVKAEIQDSCLTSQDAVEHAQKMKKELLEKLEDLAEDLPPNTLDELIDELGGPENVAEMTGRKGRVVSNDDGSITYESRSELDVPVEILNLTEKQRFMDGEKNIAIISEAASSGISLQADRRVKNQRRRVHMTLELPWSADRAIQQFGRTHRSNQVTAPEYVFLISELAGEQRFASIVAKRLESLGALTHGDRRATETRDLSRFNFDNKYGRNALEIVMKSIVKLDSPLVPPPAHFKGDFFREIQIGLIGVGLINVEDRSGAMSLDKDYNNMGKFLNRILGMEVQQQNALFQYFSDTLAAVIQEAKKSGRYDMGILDLGSGDEKVKKVDCRKFLTPGYTTAGHVELYTVSVERGMSWEEATHAWADQSGADDGFYVQMRNNKKTAILVKEVNTKKRLFLVYRPNTGRQLKLETYTDIKKKFKKVLSEDAKQHWIDQYKSSAKICSHAYWRGNCKKASVGLQCEVGLRCRTYYVLCGSVLSVWNELEEVLTPVSGTNVKVQIVRLRTEDGQRIVGLIIPANCVSPLSNKLSTSDQCQQLAVQELQKRQQLHPQSLCHAPNT; encoded by the exons ATGAGGATATACTGCGAG ATGGATCCTGGACAGGATTTACTTCTCGCTGCCCTGAGCGAGAGTGGCATTTGTCCAAATGATATTGGCTTCTTTGATGTTGATTCTCAGGATGCTGCACAGCCCTCTACAACCCAGCAA TCTATCTCCATCAGTGCCCTGGATGTTGGCGTTGGGACGGAGTCAGTGGGAGTTGTACGAACTGAGCCTCAAGCTCCAGTCCCTATAGTTACTATCAGG CACAAACCTCAGCCATCAACCACCACGTTTGTCTTAAATCAGCTGAATCAGTTGCCGTCACTCGGAGCTAACGTGACCAAACAATCCGTTACAAACCCCATCAAACATACCATAACTGTCACCAAAGTGGTCCATGTTGCCAATTCAGCCCTGCGAGGATGTTCGAGCCCCTCCTCCACAAATATTCCTTCGTCGGCGTCCACAGTAGTGCCTTCAAACAGAGATCAG ATTCAGTTGAAAGACCTCCTTCGGTCCAGCAATGTGAAGAGCACCGGTCTAAAGGGCAACAGTCTGATGGAGCTCATGAGGTTAAAGCCTCCAACTAACATCGCTCCACCAGTAGCAACGGCAACAGCCACAG GTGAAATGAACAATGGGATCAAGAAGGAAGTGTTGGGTAAAGATGCTGCCAGGATCTGGATCAATGAAGACATGAAAATGCAAACCTTCCCTCATTCTCTG AAAATCCcagggatgaaggaggaggatgagcccgaggaggaagaggaagatgaactGGGCCACGCTGAGACTTATGCAGAGTACATGCCAATGAAAT TGAAGATTGGCCAGCGGCATCCCGACCCGGTGGTGGAGACCAGCTCCCTGTCCAGCGTCAACCCTCCGGACGTGTGGTACAGGCTGTCCATCTCAGAGGAAACCATCGATCGGGGCTGCCTGTCGGCGCTGCAGCTGGAGGCAATAACGTATGCTGCTCAG CAACATGAGACATTCCTCCCCAGCGGTGATCGCGCTGCTTATTTAATCGGAGATGGAGCTGGTGTGGGGAAAGGCCGGACCATTGCAGGGATCATCTACGAGAATTACCTTTTAGGCAGGAAGAGATCTCTTTG GTTTAGTGTCTCAAACGACTTGAAGTATGACGCTGAAAGGGATTTAAGGGATATAGGAGCCAAAAGCATCCAGGTTCACTCGCTGAACAAG TTCAAGTATGGGAAAATCACCTCTAAACACAATGGGAGTGTGAAGAAAGGTGTGATATTCGCCACCTACTCTTCGTTGATAGGAGAGAGCCAATCAGGAGGGAAGTACAAGACCAGATTCCAACAGCTCCTCCACTGGTGTGGGGAGGACTTTGATGGAGTT ATTGTGTATGACGAGTGTCACAAAGCCAAAAATGTGTGTCCAATCGGTTCGTCCAAACCTACAAAAACTGGGCTTGCGGTGTTGGAACTGCAGAACAAACTCCCCAAGGCTCGGGTTGTGTATGCAAGTGCTACAG GTGCTTCTGAACCGCGAAATATGGCCTACATGAATCGTCTGGGCATCTGGGGGCATAAAACACCCTTCAGAGAATTTGGCAACTTTATCCAAGCCGTAGAGCGCAG AGGTGTTGGCGCCATGGAGATAGTTGCTATGGACATGAAACTAAGAGGGATGTACATTGCAAGGCAGTTGAGTTTTACAGGTGTGACTTTCAAGATTGAGGAGGTTCCCCTGACTCAGAAATACATCCACATGTACAACAAATCTGTGAGACTG TGGGTGAGTGCACGTGAGAGGTTCCAGCAGGCAGCGAACCTGATGGACGCAGAGCAACGCATGAAGAAGTCCATGTGGGGCCAGTTCTGGTCCGCTCACCAGAGGTTCTTCAAGTACCTCTGCATCGCCTCCAAAGTCCGCCGGGTGGTGCAGCTGGCCAGAGAGGAGGTCCAAAATGGAAAG TGTGTGGTCATCGGCCTTCAGTCCACTGGAGAAGCAAGAACTCTGGAGGCCttggaggaaggaggaggagagctcaacGACTTTGTCTCAACTGCAAA aggTGTGCTGCAGTCCCTGATTGAGAAGCACTTTCCAGCTCCTGACAGACAGAAGCTTTACAGCCTGCTCGGCCTCGACCTCCCGGTGAAGAAGACCCCCTCTCCCATTGAAACGCCAGCACAGCTAGAACAGAAGGGCAAGAAGAGGAAAG GGTCAGAGgtaaaaaagcagcagcagaagaagaaacctCGCAAGCACGGCGGTCTGTCGGGCACCAGCTCGGAGGAGAGCCAGTCTGAGGATTCGGACAGAGAGTCCGGTAAAGACAGCGACGACAGCTTCAAGTCTATCAGCTCAGGAGACGAAGACGATGACTTCAACCCCTTCAGAGACGAGTCGGGCGACGACGGGGAAGACG atCCGTGGCTAATCAGAAAGGAACcaaagaaagggaaagagaagaagaagaaaaagaggagggggagcaTCGATCCAGACTCCATTCAAAGTGCCTTGTTAGCATCTGGACTGGGCTCCAACAGGCCTGCTTTCACTGCCCCCGTTATCCCCCCCAGCGCCCCCGTCATAG TCAAGGCAGAGATTCAGGATAGCTGCCTAACAAGTCAGGACGCAGTGGAACACGCtcagaaaatgaagaaagagCTACTGGAAAAACTCGAGGATCTAGCTGAGGATCTACCTCCCAACACTCTGGACGAGCTGATAGATGAGCTGGGAGGACCCGAGAACGTAGCTGAG ATGACAGGCCGCAAAGGTCGTGTGGTCAGCAACGACGACGGCAGCATCACGTACGAGTCTCGCTCTGAGCTGGACGTCCCGGTGGAAATCCTCAATCTCACAGAGAAGCAGAGGTTCATGGACGGAGAGAAG AACATAGCCATCATCTCGGAAGCTGCCAGCTCGGGTATTTCCCTGCAGGCCGATCGGCGGGTGAAGAACCAGCGGCGGAGAGTCCACATGACACTGGAGCTCCCGTGGAGCGCCGACAGAGCGATACAGCAGTTCG GGAGAACTCACAGGTCGAACCAGGTCACAGCTCCAGAATATGTCTTCCTCATATCGGAGCTCGCAGGAGAGCAGAGGTTTGCATCCATCGTCGCCAAAAGATTAGAAAGCCTG GGCGCTCTCACACACGGAGACAGAAGAGCGACAGAAACTCGAGATCTCAGCAGGTTTAATTTTGACAACAAA TACGGCAGAAACGCTCTGGAAATTGTAATGAAGTCGATCGTAAAGCTCGATTCTCCGTTAGTGCCCCCACCTGCTCACTTTAAAGGAGATTTCTTCAGAG AAATTCAGATCGGATTAATAGGTGTGGGCCTCATAAACGTGGAGGACAGATCTGGTGCCATGTCACTGGACAAag ACTACAACAACATGGGGAAGTTCCTGAACCGTATTCTGGGCATGGAGGTCCAGCAGCAGAATGCCTTGTTCCAGTATTTCTCTGACACATTGGCAGCCGTGATTCAGGAAGCCAAGAAGAGTGGCAGATACGACATGGGCATTCTGG ATCTGGGCTCCGGAGATGAGAAGGTGAAGAAGGTAGACTGCAGGAAATTCCTAACGCCGGGCTACACCACAGCAGGACATGTGGAACTCTACACC GTGAGTGTGGAGAGGGGGATGTCGTGGGAGGAAGCCACGCATGCTTGGGCAGATCAGAGCGGAGCAGATGATGGTTTCTATGTTCAG atgAGGAACAACAAGAAAACGGCCATCCTGGTCAAAGAGGTGAACACTAAGAAGAGGCTCTTCCTGGTTTACAGGCCGAACACCGGCAGACAGTTAAAGCTGGAGACGTACACTGACATCAAGAAGAAGTTCAAAAAG GTTTTGTCCGAAGACGCCAAGCAGCACTGGATTGATCAGTACAAGTCGTCAGCGAAGATCTGCTCTCATGCTTATTG GCGAGGTAACTGCAAGAAGGCGTCGGTGGGTCTCCAGTGTGAAGTGGGTCTGCGGTGTCGGACGTACTACGTTCTGTGCGGCTCGGTGCTCAGCGTGTGGAACGAGCTGGAGGAGGTTCTCACTCCGGTCAGTGGAACCAACGTGAAGGTGCAGATAGTCCGACTCCGAACAGAAGACGGACAGAGGATAGTTG GACTGATCATTCCAGCGAACTGCGTGTCTCCGTTAAGTAACAAGCTCTCGACGTCGGACCAGTGCCAGCAGCTCGCCGTGCAGGAGCTCCAGAAGCGCCAGCAGCTCCACCCCCAAAGTCTCTGTCATGCACCCAACACATAG